In Phyllostomus discolor isolate MPI-MPIP mPhyDis1 chromosome 3, mPhyDis1.pri.v3, whole genome shotgun sequence, a single genomic region encodes these proteins:
- the PVRIG gene encoding transmembrane protein PVRIG, with product MKTSCDESGNRCYPHHDSPQSLGQRGAMDKPRALVLLLALLTLCITAGTPEVWVQVQMATRSPSFTVRCGFLGSSIISQVTVSSGGPDGAGGTKLAVLNPEFGTKKWPPAYQAHWETKTSISLTLEESDARSPSPNTTFCCKFTSFPEGSQEACGNLLLGTDQELPALTPAPVLRADLAGILGVSGILLFGCIYLLYLLHRQKHRSVMKLQPPLSSLPTQTRARAASQASLASLHIPYATITANYFCPADLDTVLPPQPLSRWAPIPTHTTRPPAP from the exons ATGAAAACTTCCTGCGATGAGAGCGGAAACAGGTGCTATCCTCACCATGACAGCCCCCAGAGCCTGGGCCAGAGGGGAGCCATGGACAAGCCCCGGGCTCTGGTCCTGCTCTTGGCACTGCTGACACTCTGCATCACTGCTG GGACACCTGAGGTGTGGGTGCAAGTTCAGATGGCCACCAGGTCCCCATCTTTCACTGTTCGCTGTGGATTCCTGGGATCTAGCATTATATCCCAGGTAACTGTGAGCTCCGGGGGCCCTGATGGTGCTGGAGGAACCAAGCTGGCTGTGTTGAACCCAGAATTTGGCACCAAGAAGTGGCCCCCTGCCTACCAGGCCCACTGGGAAACTAAAACCAGCATCTCCCTCACCCTGGAAGAGTCTGATGCGAGAAGCCCCAGTCCTAACACCACCTTCTGCTGCAAGTTTACTTCCTTTCCTGAGGGCTCCCAGGAGGCCTGTGGGAACCTCCTCCTCGGCACCGACCAAG AGCTTCCTGCCCTTACTCCAGCCCCTGTTCTGCGGGCTGACCTGGCCGGGATCTTGGGGGTCTCAGGGATCCTCCTCTTTGGCTGCATCTACCTTCTCTACCTGCTGCATCGGCAGAAGCACCG GTCTGTCATGAAGCTTCAGCCACCCCTCAGCAGCCTCCCAACACAGACACGAGCAAGG GCCGCCAGCCAAGCTTCCCTGGCTTCTCTCCACATCCCCTACGCCACCATCACTGCCAACTACTTCTGCCCGGCAGATCTGGACACGGTCCTTCCACCCCAGCCATTGTCCAGGTGGGCACCGATCCCCACCCACACAACACGCCCGCCTGCCCCCTAG